The nucleotide sequence ACAAAGTTGTACAGGTCCATCGCCCCGTCCGGCTCGCGCAGGATTTCTCCGCTGAGCAGCAGCGAGCTATTGCCGACGCTGATACGCTCGCCCAGCTTCAGCCCCAGTTTGCGCAGCAGGCGGGCATCGGCCCATGCCGTGCCGGCAGCCGGATGCAGCACGCCCGTGCTTGGCTGCCCGTCCACGCCGCGCAGGGTAATTTCACCGCGCAGCGGATAACTGTTGCTGACTGCCTTGTAGCTGGCCAGCGTCGCCTGGCCCTGGGCAAACACCATGGAAGGGAAACTGATATTGTCGGCCAGCTGCAAGCCGCGCCGCTGGGCCTCCTGGCGAATGGCTGCCGGTGCCGGCTGGTTGCCATTGAGCACCAGATCAGCTGCCAGCAGCTGGGTGGCCTGGGTGGTCAGTGCGCGCTCGACCCGGTCGGAAAAGAAACTCACGCTGGTCAGCGCCGTCACGGCCACCAGCAGTGCCAGCGCCAGAATGGTCAGTTCGCCGGAGACGATTTCGCGCCGCACAAAGCGTGCGGCCAGCAGCAGACGGCTCCACCAGCTCATGCCCGCGCTCCGTTCAGGCGGCCATCCACCAGGCGGTAAATGGCATCGCAGCGGCTGGCCAGCTCGTTATCGTGGGTGACCAGTACCAGCGAGGTGTGTTGTTCGCTATTGAGCTGGAATAGCAGATCGATGATCTGGCGGCCAGTGGCGGCATCCAGATTGCCGGTAGGCTCATCAGCAAACAGAATGCCCGGATGGATGGCAAATGCCCGCGCCAGCGCCACGCGCTGCTGTTCGCCACCGGAAAGGTGACGCGGATAGTGCCGCAAGCGCTGCCCCAGGCCGACATGGCTCAGCATCTGGCTGGCGCTGTCACGTGCATCCTTGCGCCCGGCCAGTTCCAGCGGCAGCATGACGTTTTCCAGCGCCGTCAGTTGCGGCATCAACTGGAAATTCTGGAAGACGAACCCCACCTTGTCTCTGCGCAACAGCGCCCTGCCGTCTTCGTTGAGCCCGGCCAGCGACTGGCCGAACAAGGCCACTTCGCCGCTGCTGGGCTGGTCCAGCCCGGCCAGCAAGGACAGCAGGGTCGATTTGCCAGAGCCGGAAGCGCCGACGATGGCCACACTCTCGCCCGGGCCTACGGTCAGGCTGGCCGCATGCAAAATAGCCAGCGCTTCGCCGTTAAACACAACCTGTTTGGCCAGATTCTGCGCCGACAGCACTGCCTTGTTATCGATTGGAGTCATATGCCTTCTGCAATGGTCAACATTGTTAGCCTTCTGTGCGCCGCCATGCTGGCGCTGCCGGCCTCCGCCGCCACCATTCTGGTGATGGGTGACAGCCTGTCGGCAGGCTACGGACTGGCACCGGGCCAGGGCTGGGTCAGCCTGCTACAACAGGATCTGAAGCCACGACACCGGATTATCAATGCCAGCATCTCCGGCGAAACCAGCGATGGCGGCCTGACGCGCCTGCCGGAAGCCCTGCGCCGCAACAAACCGGATATCGTGATTCTGGAGCTGGGTGCCAACGACGGCCTGCGCGGTCTGCCCCTGTCCAGGCTGCAGGACAATCTGCAACAGATGGTGAATCTGTCACGTCAGGCGGCGGCGCGGGTGGTGCTGGTAGGCATGGCGCTGCCCAGCAACTATGGCCCCCGCTACACCGCGGAGTTCCGCGCGGTATACGACACCATCGCCAAACGCAACCAGCTGCCCTATGTACCGCTGCTGGTGGCCGGCTTCGCCACTGACATCAGCAAGTTCCAGGCAGACGGCCTGCACCCGGTGGCCAGCGCGCAAGCTACCATGATGCACACGGTAAAGGCCAAACTGCCACTGAAATAACGCGCCTAGCCGCTGCGGCTGAAACGCTCCAGCGCCGGCGTGGCCAGCATGCTGGCCAGACAGACCCGGTTGCGCCCCTGATGCTTGGCCGCATACAAGGCCATGTCGGCCAGCTGCAGGCTGTGATTGACCGGATCCCCCGGCTGGCAGGCCACCACCCCGGCAGACACGGTCTGTTGCCAGCTGGCGGGCAACGCTTCCCAGCGTGCCTTGGCCAGCGTGTGCCGGATATCATCCAGCGCGCCGGCCAGATCAGCCTCGTCCAGCCCGGTAGCCAGAATGACAAACTCCTCGCCACCGTAACGGAACAGCTCCAGCCCTGGCGGCAGCAGGCTGGACAG is from Aquitalea aquatilis and encodes:
- a CDS encoding ABC transporter ATP-binding protein — encoded protein: MTPIDNKAVLSAQNLAKQVVFNGEALAILHAASLTVGPGESVAIVGASGSGKSTLLSLLAGLDQPSSGEVALFGQSLAGLNEDGRALLRRDKVGFVFQNFQLMPQLTALENVMLPLELAGRKDARDSASQMLSHVGLGQRLRHYPRHLSGGEQQRVALARAFAIHPGILFADEPTGNLDAATGRQIIDLLFQLNSEQHTSLVLVTHDNELASRCDAIYRLVDGRLNGARA
- a CDS encoding arylesterase, producing the protein MVNIVSLLCAAMLALPASAATILVMGDSLSAGYGLAPGQGWVSLLQQDLKPRHRIINASISGETSDGGLTRLPEALRRNKPDIVILELGANDGLRGLPLSRLQDNLQQMVNLSRQAAARVVLVGMALPSNYGPRYTAEFRAVYDTIAKRNQLPYVPLLVAGFATDISKFQADGLHPVASAQATMMHTVKAKLPLK